The Polaribacter sp. HaHaR_3_91 genomic sequence AAACAACCTGATACAAATACTTTCTTCTTCATCAATTATAACTATTTTTTGTAATTCACTCTATTTGAACAGTAAAAATACTGCATTTATTTTAAAAGGTAAGTTTCTTAAACTAGTTTTCATTAAAATCAGAAAAACCTTTACAAACATTTACATTATCTTTATATTCTATGTTACTTTTTATAATTTTACGTGTCTAATAAGTAACAGACATAAAATACAATCATGAAAAAAACACAATCCCTATTAGTTTTAATATTTCTTTTTTTAGCAGCAACTTCTTACGCACAAGAAGTAGTCTATAAAGACACAACATATACTGTTAAAAGGAAATCAATTTATTTAGCAAAAGTAGATGTAACAAAAACCTTAAAACCAGAAAAGGTAAATGAAATTTTTGCTATTCATAAAATAAATGAAGACATAATAGAAGCTGCAAAAAAAGCAGAAAAAGAAAAAAAAGCAACCCAAAAGAAACTAAAGAAAGCTGAAAAGGCTTTAAAGAGTAAAATTAAAGCTCAGAAAAAATTAAGCAAAGCAAACGACAAACTAGATAGTGGTATTAAAAAATACAATAAGCTTAAAAAGAAAGGCGACTTATCTCCTAATGACGACCAAAAATGGTTAGATAAAATAGTGAAGCTAAAAAAGAACGTTACAAAAGCAGAAAAGAATTTTAAAAAATCATAAATAACAATTTTAAAAATTCTTATTTGTAAAAAAAGGTCTGGTTTATAATAAACCAGACCTTTTTTTGTTATATAATTTTATAAATATTACCTCCTTCTTTTTGGAGCTCTACTTACTTTTTTCTTTCGCTTATTAAAAGGAACAGGCACTGCATCATCAAAAGTATTCTTAGTTTCTTTTGCATTTTTGTTCTTTTTCCAAGAATTATTTTCAGGTAATAATTTCTGTAATAAATCTTGTCTTCCAACTTTGTTCAACGTGTTTTTAATCCAATCTTTATTTTCTTTCTTATA encodes the following:
- a CDS encoding glycine--tRNA ligase subunit alpha, which codes for MKKTQSLLVLIFLFLAATSYAQEVVYKDTTYTVKRKSIYLAKVDVTKTLKPEKVNEIFAIHKINEDIIEAAKKAEKEKKATQKKLKKAEKALKSKIKAQKKLSKANDKLDSGIKKYNKLKKKGDLSPNDDQKWLDKIVKLKKNVTKAEKNFKKS